A single Vespa crabro chromosome 21, iyVesCrab1.2, whole genome shotgun sequence DNA region contains:
- the LOC124431407 gene encoding leukocyte tyrosine kinase receptor isoform X3 yields MIRVRRFELGTATVNSVSPATWSRQQRQRRVGCNRYSLLRVFIALCCITGAYCDRYEWKKRLPRGLKELQAAMNSKAQPLALLGRCDFDNFCDWIFNDTLGLNKTTARKFTITAEISKSEKGNFLWLRGFGRGQLMSEVIPRTGSHCHLLLALHQVNMKDGEFNFVIQTNGQSYIATKRMGNNNAKWEITSFNIGAIAQHFRLYLEIFLPYKNSSVAVDNIQLVDCFPESPPDVTVCTDDMFRCNNGSCLNRTRICDLTKDCADAEDEGLDCDKMPPNSRCNFEDGWCGWTNLPGSSLNWTLHCGPTPTERTGPSYDHTYRNITGTYAYVNTAKGIKYGSRGTLESPLFNPTPPYSSDPNSFYHQSCQIRFFYHRYGVQSGSLGLYLVQVKPHQNNSKLLWWSYGDKSDDWYSQTVPLPEIRYRYFLQFEASRGYASKGDIAIDDISLSPECFGIGVPPEVVGTFDYYNPIIESERIPEAHIDFVNETVIHITTCGATGRIGPTLKQCMEENNRTDIELIEKSSAPSQEDLPVFNLDGIQRWTAPRGGYYTLIGMGARGGRGASGTGSTLGSLVRGVVELVKGDQLYFMVGQPGIDACPKNLGMQTKECQAPFDGPSETGGMSSIFHEVKKMEVKDGGGGGGGATYIFTLKNNGDQQPLLIAAGGGGLGLRVGQSVDDSIQHGKGAAPSERSPSSGLAITENAGPGGGWNSSNSMFRVAAGIPLARGGKGGAGCGSGKEGYGNGGFGGGGGGCLTGGGGGGYIGGSTGLKESGNGEGGYSYAATALLHVYFQPAANPGPGEVYIIPAISGCKCDFRCIALDKYLSETRCLCPPGWVLSNDSRSCIMATDPKVSHQLFIILLIFASIILLVALIGLGTLLYIRYQNRKTLLQRRQVMFGNGTELTALRAVSDTMMTEFNPNYEFAGNLYSFKDLPQIPREYISLVNRPLGQGAFGEVFQGVYKYRCNEEHPVAVKTLPSLTTSQAEADFMMEALIMSKFSHPNIVHFIGVSFDSHPRYIVLELLAGGDLKNFLREERPRSDRSTTLTMYDLIMCGYNVANGCKYMEEARFIHRDIAARNCLLTCKGSGRIVKIADFGMARDIYRSDYYRKGGKAMLPIKWMPPESFLDGIFTTKTDVWAFGVLLWEIMSFGYMPYTGCANREVMSMVTSGGRLEKPAGCPDPIYGIMTRCWHPRPEDRPSFATITERIDYCLQDPDVINHPTPNYDILPACDREITIMRPDPETECINVHSDTALIDGYMQPRDIEFRPVTYRIEQVTNNMSYMHQKKYESGPTNDNISRMRDIQRIEPEQNNSYKDNPKNLNNEDNLENARTVLDNDGNDRTEVNMSEIR; encoded by the exons ATGATCAGAGTCAGGCGGTTCGAGCTGGGAACCGCGACTGTTAATTCGGTGAGTCCAGCCACCTGGAGTCGACAACAACGTCAAAGACGCGTCGGCTGTAACAGATATTCTTTGCTGAGAGTCTTTATAGCATTGTGTTGCATAACTGGTGCTTACTGTGATCGGTACGAGTGGAAAAAGAGATTACCACGTGGTTTAAAGGAATTACAAGCGGCCATGAATAGTAAAGCACAACCATTGGCTCTTCTGGGCCGTTGCGATTTCGACAATTTCTGCGATTGGATTTTCAACGATACTCTAGGATTAAATAAGACAACGGCAAGAAAGTTTACAATTACAGCGGAGATTAGTAAGTCGGAGAAAG gAAACTTTCTATGGTTACGGGGTTTTGGCAGGGGCCAATTAATGTCAGAAGTTATACCACGCACTGGATCACATTGTCATCTATTATTAGCATTGCATCAAGTCAATATGAAAGACGGGGAATTCAATTTTGTTATACAAACGAATGGTCAAAGCTATATCGCAACTAAACGTATGggaaataataatgctaa GTGGGAGATAACCAGTTTCAACATTGGTGCCATTGCACaacattttcgtttatatttagaGATCTTTTTGCCCTATAAGAACTCAAGTGTAGCTGTCGATAATATTCAATTGGTCGATTGTTTTCcag aaTCTCCACCGGATGTTACGGTTTGCACGGACGACATGTTTCGTTGTAACAATGGTTCCTGCTTGAATAGAACACGTATATGTGATTTGACGAAGGATTGTGCCGATGCAGAAGACGAAGGGCTCGATTGCG aCAAAATGCCACCCAATTCAAGATGTAATTTTGAAGATGGTTGGTGCGGTTGGACAAATCTTCCTGGAAGTTCATTAAATTGGACTCTTCATTGTGGTCCAACACCAACCGAAAGAACCGGACCAAGTTACGATCATACGTATCGAAATATAACGG GTACATATGCTTATGTGAATACagcgaaaggaataaaatatgGTAGCCGAGGCACACTTGAGAGTCCATTGTTTAATCCAACACCACCTTACAGTAGTGATCCTAATAGTTTTTATCATCAGAGCTGTCAA atccGATTCTTTTACCATCGTTATGGTGTACAGAGTGGTTCTCTCGGATTATACTTGGTTCAAGTGAAACCACatcaaaataattctaaattattATGGTGGTCTTACGGTGACAAAAGCGATGATTGGTATAGCCAAACAGTTCCCCTTCCAGAGATCagatatag ATATTTTTTGCAATTTGAGGCAAGCAGAGGATATGCTTCGAAAGGTGATATTGCTATTGACGATATTTCTCTCAGTCCAGAATGCTTTGGTATAg GAGTACCACCAGAAGTCGTTGGAacttttgattattataatcctatAATAGAGTCTGAAAGAATACCAGAAGCACATATTGATTTCGTTAATGAAACGG TAATCCATATCACTACTTGTGGTGCTACCGGCCGAATAGGTCCAACTCTAAAACAATGTATGGAGGAAAATAATAGAACCGACATCGAATTGATTGAAAAATCATCAGCACCTTCTCAGGAAGATTTACCTGTTTTTAATCTAGATGGAATTCAGAGGTGGACTGCACCACGTGGTGGATATTATAC tTTAATTGGAATGGGTGCACGTGGTGGGCGAGGTGCTTCCGGTACAGGAAGTACATTGGGTTCACTTGTTCGTGGTGTCGTTGAGCTAGTAAAGGGTGATCAACTTTATTTCATGGTTGGTCAGCCTGGAATTGACGCATGTCCTAAG AATTTGGGAATGCAGACAAAGGAATGTCAAGCTCCATTTGATGGACCATCAGAAACAGGCGGTATGTCATCGATATTTCACGAAGTGAAAAAAATGGAGGTAAAAGATGGTGgaggtggcggtggtggtgctACCTATATCTTCACT ctTAAGAATAATGGTGATCAGCAACCATTGCTTATCGCTGCCGGTGGCGGTGGATTAGGATTACGTGTAGGACAATCAGTGGATGATAGTATACAACATGGAAAAGGTGCTGCTCCATCAGAAAGATCACCTAGTTCTGGCTTAGCGATTACTGAAAACGCAG GTCCTGGTGGTGGTTGGAATAGTTCGAATAGTATGTTCCGAGTAGCTGCTGGAATTCCTTTGGCTCGTGGAGGAAAAGGTGGTGCTGGCTGTGGTTCTGGTAAAGAAGGTTACGGTAATGGTGGAtttggtggaggtggtggtggttgtttaacaggaggtggaggtggaggttaTATAG GAGGTAGTACTGGTCTTAAGGAATCCGGTAATGGCGAAGGTGGATATTCTTATGCTGCAACCGCTTTATTACACGTTTATTTTCAACCTGCTGCGAATCCTGGACCTGGTGAAGTTTATATAATACCTGCTATAAGTGGTTGCAAATGCGATTTTCGTTGCATTGCtctcgataaatatttaagtgAAACAAGGTGTCTGTGTCCACCAGGTTGGGTTCTCAGCAATGATTCCAGATCCTGCATCA TGGCCACTGACCCAAAGGTGTCTCATCAActgtttataattttgttgatATTCGCTAGCATAATTTTATTAGTGGCTCTCATCGGACTTGGCACGCTACTTT ATATTCGCTATCAGAATCGAAAAACTCTTTTACAACGTCGACAGGTGATGTTTGGAAACGGTACGGAACTAACAGCATTGAGAGCTGTCTCGGACACGATGATGACCGAATTTAATCCAAATTACGAATTTGCTGGGAATTTATATAGTTTTAAGGATTTACCTCAGATTCCACGTGAATACATCTCTTTGGTGAA TAGACCACTTGGGCAAGGTGCTTTTGGCGAAGTCTTTCAAGGAGTATACAAATACAGATGTAACGAGGAGCATCCGGTAGCTGTTAAAACTCTACCCTCGTTGACGACATCTCAAGCGGAAGCTGATTTCATGATGGAAGCTCTTATTATGAGTAAATTCAGCCATCCCAATATAGTACATTTTATTGGAGTCTCTTTTGACAGCCACCCAAGATATAttgtattagaattattagcTGGTGgtgatttgaaaaatttccttcGAGAAGAAAGACCAAGATCG gATCGTTCTACTACGCTAACTATGTATGATTTAATAATGTGTGGCTACAATGTTGCGAATGGTTGTAAATACATGGAAGAGGCACGTTTCATACATCGCGATATAGCTGCACGAAATTGTCTACTCACCTGCAAAGGATCTGGTCGTATAGTAAAAATCGCAGATTTTGGTATGGCTAGAGATATTTATAGAAGTGACTATTATAGGAAAGGCGGTAAAGCTATGTTACCTATAAAATGGATGCCACCAGAAAGTTTTTTGGATGGTATATTTACTACGAAAACCGACGTCTG GGCTTTCGGCGTTCTTCTTTGGGAAATTATGTCTTTTGGGTATATGCCATACACTGGCTGTGCCAATCGTGAGGTAATGTCAATGGTAACGTCTGGTGGTCGTTTGGAAAAGCCAGCCGGTTGTCCCGATCCAATTTATGGAATAATGACGCGTTGTTGGCATCCACGCCCGGAGGATCGACCTAGTTTTGCGACCATCACCGAAAGAATCGATTATTGCTTGCAG GATCCCGACGTAATAAACCATCCAACACCAAATTACGATATTTTACCAGCTTGCGATCgtgaaataacaattatgagaCCGGATCCTGAAACAGAATGCATCAATGTCCATTCGGAC ACTGCGTTGATTGATGGTTATATGCAGCCAAGAGACATAGAATTTCGTCCAGTGACTTATCGCATTGAACAAGTCACCAATAATATGTCTTATATGCATcaaaagaaatacgaaagtGGACCtacgaacgataatatatcTCGAATGAGAGATATTCAACGAATTGAACCAGAACAGAATAATTCCTATAAGGATAATCCAAAGAATCTGAACAATGAAGATAATCTCGAAAACGCTCGTACGGTTCTTGACAACGATGGCAACGACAGAACCGAGGTAAATATGAGCGAAATTAGATAA